ATCACTAGAAGCCTTTCCAAAAGGATTATCCATTATAACCGTTCTATGTCTTTTTTGATTTGGTAATATATGCTCTTTCTTTTCAGCTACATAATTTAATATTCCTAAAAAAAGTGCCATATTCTTGCTCCACTTTTCCCCTCCAGACCATAGATTAGAACTTTCCCATGAATAATACATATTGCTTACTTTACCATCATTGGTAACCTTTCTACATTTAACCTTTATCTCTTTTCCGCCCATTATAATGCTCAATAGCTGTTTAGATTGTAACCATGTTTCTATACTCTTTTTTACTTTCCCATAATCTTCTTTTCCTTCTTCATCTAAAAATTCTTCTGTATCTAATTTATTAATCATCCAATCTATATGCTTTCTAATCTCCTCTTTACCTTCATCTTCTTCCCAAGTAGGTACTTGAATTTGAAATATCTCCTTCCAATCATCCCCTATTTTTATCCGTGTATTTTTAGGTATAGATCTTAACTCATCTGCTAAAGTATTTAAATAGGTATATAGATATTGAATAAACTGACTCAATTCTTTATCATGTTCCATCATGTTTTTTTCATGTATTCTTATAACTCTATTTATAGTATTGTTCATATTTTCCTGCCATTCAATTACCTCATCAAATGTATTTTTGTTTCTAATTCCAGATACTGCCATTTCCCTTAGTCTTACATCTCTAACATTAGCATTTGAAAATTGAATAAATTGATTCCTTTCCCCAAAAACCTTTTCTCTATGAACTTCTAATTTTTGAGTTAAAGCCTCCATCTCTTCAACTATTTTAGATATTATATCCTTTCTATTATAGGGGAGATTTCTTTTAATATCAGACGATAGGATTGTCTCATTGATATCAACTAATAAAAATTCAAATTTCCCATTTTTAATTTCCATATACTTTAAATTATTTTGAATATCTTTTAATTGTTCTTCTATTTTTTTCCAGCTTGTCTCTATAAATTCCTGTTTTTCTTCTAATTTTAGTTTTTCCTCTTCCAATTGTACCTTAACACTGGGTAAAGGTTGAGTAAAACATACAACTTCTTCAAATTCTTCATAGAAACTTTTTAATCTCTCTTCATATATATATTTATTACGTTTATAGAAATCCTCTTTCTCCTTTAAACTTGGAAATATCCTTTCCAATTCATCTTTTAAATCTTTAATATCCTTTAGTAATTCCTTTATCAATCTACTGCCATCATAAGGATATTTCATATCTTCATCTACAGGATAATTAGCACTAGCATATTTTCTTTTTAATAGTTCTTCATCTCTTTTTTTATTACTTTTTATCTCATTTAATTTTCCTTCTATTTCTCGTCTTCCTATTTGTCTTTCCCTTAATTTTTCCTCAATAAATTTTCTTTCTTCTAATATACTATCCTTATTTAAATCTTTATATAAAGCAGTAAAATTCTCTACTTCTTTATAATAAGAATCTGTCAATATATCATGTATTCCAATATCTATTTCTTTTAATCCCTCTTTTACTTCATCAATTATGGCTTCTTTGCCATTTTTATCCTTTTCTAGTAGCATTATTTTCTTTTCCACAAGAGCTAACTGTTCATTCTTCTTATATATTTGATTGTTTATTCTCTTTTTATCCTTTACCTTTTCAAAATAATCCAAAGCTTTTTCAATTCTTCTATTTAAATAATTTGCTTCTTGCTCCAATTCTTTTAACTTATTTTCAAAGTGCTCTATTTCTTTATTAATTAAAATGTTCTCCTTCTGTTTTTCAGCTAATATATTTTTCTTATTATCAAGTTTATTCTTTAAATCTTTTACTTCCTCTGTTAACTTTATATATTCATCATAAGGATAGTCAGCTAAAAATTTAATAATTGTATCCAATATATCCTGCCAAGTTTTTTCTTCCTTTTCCTTCTCTTTCCTATTCTCTACAACCTTTTTTACAGATTTCTTTAAATCATCTTTCCATAAATCAAACTTATACTTATCTATATTTTCCTGCCATATACTAGGATATATATATCTTTCTGTAATTTTCCCTTTTCCTAATAATATATTAGATGCCTCTTCCTGAGACAATACCAATATAGGAAATGTTATTTTTTCTATTTGTCCATTGATCTTTTTAATAAGTTTTTCCACTTCTGAATTAGAAGTTATAATTGCCAAAGGCCAAAGTGGATATTCTCTGTATATATCCTTTAAATTTTTATTTAAATTAACTGCTGCTTTTTCTATATATCTAGTCCCAATTTCTAATAAATTAAATTGATTTTCCCAGCTATCTTGCCATAATTCCAGCAGAGGCTCACCAGTAAAATAGTCATTTTCACCATAATAATCTAATAATCTATAAGATATCCTTTCCTTCTCTAATAATATTTCTCTTTCCTTTCTGGTTCGTTCTAAACGCCCTCTTATATATTCTACTATGGACTGTTGTTTTAGGTAGATGGAATCTAAATAGCTCCATTCTATTCTTAGCACCTTCACCATAGATAATATATTATTGTGATTTTTTTCTATATTATTAAAACTAGTTTCTTTTACTGTAGATATCTCTATAAGACTTTGAATTTCTTCATGTAAAGTTGGGATCTCTAAAGAAAGCTCTTCCTTTTTGTCCTTCAATTCCTTTAATCTATTTTTATAGGAAATATCTAATTCTTGAATTTTCTCCATTCTCTCTTTCCATTTAGGATATTCCCCTTCTATTGTTTCTTTTGTAGGATTAGCTAATATATCTTTTTTAATATATTCCATATGCTTTTCTATACTTTCTACTTCCCTTATATCTCCAGCCCGTTCCTCTAATAATTTTTGTCTATTAAATTTAATCCCTTCTAACTCATTATTTATCTTTTGCAATAAGTTCTCATATTTTATCCTTTGATTTTCCCACTGAAGTTTTTGCTTTTGTAGATTTTCCTTTTCCTTTTCAAAATACCCCTTAAGCACCCTGGAATTTTCTTCTAATTTATCCTTTAAAACTGCAATATCCTCATCTTGGTCTAATTCTTCAAGTTGTTTTTTCAATATATCTATTAGCTCTTCTTTTTTTATTATATTTAATTTAAGCTCTGCAATTTCTAAATCTTGAAGGCTTTTTTCTTTCTTTTTTAATCTACTCTCCAACTCCATGTATTGAGATTTAATAAATTCATAATCATCTTCTGCCTCTTTTAATTCATTATTGAATAGAGCTAATTCATAAGATATTTCTTTTCTATTAAGCTCATATTTATCCTTTAGTAAAAGCTCATTTAGTTCCTCCAAATGGGCAATTTCCTCTTGAGTTTTTGTTTCCTCTTCTTTTAAAAAATTATATATGGATTTCGCTTCTTTCTTTTTATCAAGCATCTTTTGTTCTATTTCATTTAATTTAGTATAAATAAAAACATAATCATTTATCTTACTCTCTATACATCTACTTTCCTCTATTCTTTCCCTAAGCTCTTTATGTTTCCTAAAATGCTCCCTTTGTTTTTCAAATATTTGCACAAAATCCTCTGTACCATTTCCTGCTAGTGCTTCTTCTACCACAGGTATAAGCAACTGATCTACCAACTGAGATGTGGTTTTACAACCATCAAAAAACTTTTCCACATCTCCTTCGGCTCCATTTATGTGAGCAATACTTCTCCATTCAGAAGGTATTATATGGAAATTTCCCTCAATATATTCATGGAACTCTTTTTTGGTATCGAAGGTGTAAGCATTCATCTTCTGGTTCTGCATATATTGATAATATTCTTGCATCTCTTGCCTACTAGCAGGTCTAACATGCCCTTCATTGGTCCTTTTTACAAAGGGTATGTTTTCTATAGAGTGTTCATCTCCTGCTGAATAATCATATACATATTTTAAAGATTCCAATCCATTGGGAGATAAAAATAAAGTTACTGCTGTAATACCATATCTTCTTGGTCTATCATTTAATATCCATTCTATAGCTACATGGCTAGCCCCACCCTCTAAAGAAAGAGTATCTCTAATTTTTCTTTCTCCCAATTTTGCATTGGGCAATATAGCCTGAAGAACAGTTTGAATAAATACTGTTTTCCCGCCACCATTTTCCAGTAATATTACTCCATTATAACCATCAAACTCAAATATATCATCATTAAACCTTTTACCTCCATTTTCATATATTACATTTGTCAATCTAATTTTGGATATGGCTGGCAATATTTTCACCTTTCCTTTCTTCTAGGGAATATATAAATTCTAAAATTCCTCTATTATATTCTAACTCCATATAGTATCTTTGAATAATAGCTTTTGCCTTCTCTGTCAGCTGAATTTCCTCATTTCCAATTTCCTCTACTAATTCCTGTTCTTCTAAAAACCTTTTTACCACATTCATAAAGCTCATACGACTTATAGTTCTTGCATTTTGCTGTACATTCTCCTTTATATCATCTAATGCGTCCCATTTTTCTATTATGGATATCCAATTATATTCATATTTTTGTTCCAATGCCATTAAGTCCTCTTCATCATAACCTTTTAGAAATAATATCTTGTCATTTACGCTGTTTAACCAATCCTCCATCTTTATAAAATCCCTTGTTGCTTCAGTAGTTTGATAACTATCATAAAATTCCCCAAACAAAATAATTATAGCAATATACATCATGTATATATCTGCATTTACCGCTCTAGAAGGTAAATGTTTTTGTTTAATAGTTTCATTGGATACATGAAAAGGTGAACTTGTAACTAAGGGTATCATATATACAAAATCCCCTACTACTAATAAAGTACAATCTACTTCCTTTGCAAACAAATTCACCAATCCTCTTATGGAATCATCGGCAATATACAATCTTATATCATCTTTATAAGCTTTTCCATCAATAGCCAATGTGGAATATATTTTAAAAGCTTCTAATATTTCTTCTTGTCTATAAAGCATTTTATTTCTCCTCCAGTATAAGCTCCATATTCTTAATTACATATCTATTATTTGGTTGTAGTTTACCAGCAATTTCAACTACATTTAACCATTTATATTTCTCATCTAATAGTTCTATTACTTTATCCAATGTATGATTTTGATTTTCTTCCTTTTCTATTTTTATAGGGGAAATATGATGAAGCAATATCCAAAAATCATAAAAAGATCTTTCTTCAAGTATATCATCTTTATTGTTTTCCTTAATAAATCTTACAACTTCTTTTAAAGTTATCCTATTAGCTTTATCCATAGCTTTCATAATTATATTCATTATACATTTGAAATTTTCCTGCTGAATTCTCATCTCCTCCTGAATTTCCCACTCTTCTAAAGGTTCTAAGAAAGAAGAACCTTCTCCCTCTATATCTTTTTTCCCTATTCTTTGCTTTGAAAATACCGCTAAAGGCGACCAAAACTCTCCCTTCTCTAAATATAAAAAGGGCTCAACTAATGTTCTAGAAGCTTCTAAGGGTAAAGGTGTTGACAATAATTTATTGGTTATCTGATCTTTAAAATTGAATGAATCAATTCCTATGTAGTAAAGAGATTCTTGTGCAGCACTTAAAGCTGCTGTTTTCATATCTATACTTTGAGATAAAAGTTTTCTATGTTCATAATGAACTTCCCCTAATTCCTTATCTATTCTAATAATTAGTCCATAAGCTTTTCTCATCTTATCTTCATGAGTTTCGTGTTCTAATCTTTCTTTAGTATCTTTTATAAAAGATTTAAGTTCCTCAAATTCTTCATTTTCACGGCTTAATCTAAAATGAATATCATCAACTATTGTTTCATACCGTTTATAGGTTTCATCAGATACAATATTTCTTTGAATTTCATGTTTAATCCTATATATTTTATCCTGTAAATTTCTTACATCCATTCTCATTTCGTCAATTTGACGTAAAGCCCCCACAAATTCACCCTTTTCCAACTGCTTTCTAAGTATTAACTGATTTATAGAAAGCTGAAATTCTGAAAAATATTCCTTAGTTGCAAATATAAGCTCTAAACCCTGTTCATCTAGTTCGTAATATTGGGTATTGGTCTTTGCATCAAAATGAGAAGCTTTCAATATGGAGTATTGAATTATTTCTTCTTCTCCAGTCTCCCAATTAAAAAATTCTCGATAGTTTCTTTTCCCACTTGGAGGACGAAACTCCTGAATTATTTCTCTAGCTAATTTTATATACTCTTCAAAATTTAAATCATACTCTTTTTGAGTAAGTTCAGACAAGAATTCTGCTAACTGTAATACTCCCGCTTTCTTGTTTCTAATTAACATGTTTTCAAAGAAAAACAACAGTGTTAAAAGTCCTAAACCATAATAATCTATAGATTTACCGCTATTATCTCTTCCTGTTTTCCTCCCTAATATATATAGGGGGTCAAATAAAACTAATCTTTCCATTCTGTCCTTGTAATTTTCTGTGATGTTCTTTATGGAAACATCCATATGCTATTCCTCCAAACATTTGCCAATTCTTCCTGTTTTAGTCCCTCTTGAGGGATATAGCCATTATTTTGAACCAACTTGTCTATAATATATAGTTCCTTATCAAAATAACTTTTAAATTTCTGTATCGCTTTTTTATTCTTCTGTTGAGTCTTTTTCCCAATAGAATAATCCTTTTTAAGTAAAGCCTTATAAAAGGGTAATGCCAATTCTATTTTATATTTTTCATATAAAAAATACCAAATGGAAATTCCTTCTGCATCTATATCACCAAAATAATATATCCTATGTAATTTATCATCTAAACCTAGTTGATTAGGTAATCTGTAAATATTAGATGCAATCTTCCATCCTCCACCATATATTAAAGAAGTAAAATTGGTCTCTTTTATATGTTCCATCAAAGCATAGAAAGGAGCTTTGTTTTCTACTACTAAATGAATATGACTATCCTTTTTAAATCTTAATGGATTAACCGCTAACATAAGGGGATCTGGATTGGTAGTTATCTTTAGTTTATCCCAAAGTTCAATCCTTTCTAATAGCTTCTTCCCACCTTTTTCATCAATCCATTTTTCATCACCTACCAACTGAAAGGACCTTTCTGGAGTAGTAGCATAGTCATCTGGGAGTCCATTTTCTTTTAAATAAAAATGGATTTTTTCTATATAAGGTAAATCCTTATACCATTCTTTCTCATCTAATGAAAAATATATATCCAAATGAATATGGGGATTAAATTTAATGCTAAAATATTGAATTTGACTATTAATAGATTTTCTTAAATTGGTCTTTATTATACGATAAGTATTATATAAAGGAATAGATTTACCATTAACACCATGAGCTTTTACAGGTTTTAAAATTTCCTTATCTACTAAACTTTCTATAACAAATGCAAAATCCTCATAGGATTCCTTCCCCGTCCATAAATCTTCCAATTCACTTAATGGAATTGTCTTTTTGGGATAAGTTTTTAAATACTTAACGATCATATTTTCCATAAATTTTTCACCTTGACTTTAAAGATAAATCATCTATTTAAATTACATTATACTTTATTGTTTTAACATTTTCCAGTATATAAAATTCCTTTAAAAAAGAGACCTAAAAGGTCCCTTTTTCATACAAATAAACTTTTATCACTTACATTTTTAAATAATGATAATAACTCTTCTTTGGTTAAAGAACTTTTCATATCCCCTTCTATATCTACTACCTTCTCCCCCATATGGAGCATTATCAATCTATTTCCATACTTTATAGCATGTTCTATATTATGGGTTACCATAAGAGTAGTAATATTTCTCTCCTCTACTATCCTACTTGTAATATCCATAATAATTTCACTAGTTTTAGGGTCCAATGCTGCTGTATGTTCATCTAATAATAATACTTCTGGATTTCCCATAACTGCCATTATCAATGCTAGGGATTGCCTTTGTCCACCAGAAAGTTGAGAGATAGGAGTATTTAATTTATCCTCTAAATTTAATCCTAAAACCTTTAAGGATTCTTTAAAATACTCTTCATCATCTTTATCTATTAAAAAGCTAAGTCCAAATCTTTCCCCTTTGTTTTTCGCCATAGATAAATTTTCATATATGGTCATGGAAGGATTGGTACCCATAGATGGATCTTGAAATATTCTAGATATCCTCCTACACCTTTCATGTTCTCCTTCATTTGTTATATCCATTCCATTTAAAACAATGCTTCCTTCATCTACTTCTATACTTCCAGATATTAAATTTAGTAGGGTGGATTTCCCTGCACCATTGCTACCTATTATGGATATGAAATCTCCATCTTTTATATTTAACGAAAAATTATTAAACAATTTTTGCTCATTTATACTTCCTTTATTAAATGTTTTTGAAATATTGTTTAACTTAAGCATTTTCACTACCTACCTTCTTAAGCTTTGAAATGGATTTATCCTTTTCTTCCATTAAAATCTTTTTCTTTTTAAGCATTCCTTTTCCACTACCTAGGGATAAAGCTACTATAACTATAATGGAACTGATAAGCTTTAAATCACTAGGATTAAATCCAATTTTTAAACTTAATGCTATACTAGTTCTATATATTAAAGTCCCAAGTATACACAATATACTGGAATTAGCTAGTTTTAATTTTCCAAATAGATTAAATCCAATAATTATAGAAGCAAGTCCCATAATCATAATCCCAGTACCCATATTTATATCACTAAAACCTTGGTATTGGGCTAATATCCCTCCTGATAATGCTATAAAAGCATTGGATAAAGAAAGGGCAAATATCTTAATACCACCAGTATTAATCCCTAAAGATATAATCATGTTTTCATTGTCCCCTATGCCTTTTAGTAGATATCCTAATTTTGTTTTGTAAAATAATGTAAAGAAT
This portion of the Keratinibaculum paraultunense genome encodes:
- a CDS encoding DUF6063 family protein, yielding MLYRQEEILEAFKIYSTLAIDGKAYKDDIRLYIADDSIRGLVNLFAKEVDCTLLVVGDFVYMIPLVTSSPFHVSNETIKQKHLPSRAVNADIYMMYIAIIILFGEFYDSYQTTEATRDFIKMEDWLNSVNDKILFLKGYDEEDLMALEQKYEYNWISIIEKWDALDDIKENVQQNARTISRMSFMNVVKRFLEEQELVEEIGNEEIQLTEKAKAIIQRYYMELEYNRGILEFIYSLEERKGENIASHIQN
- a CDS encoding replicative DNA helicase, giving the protein MDVSIKNITENYKDRMERLVLFDPLYILGRKTGRDNSGKSIDYYGLGLLTLLFFFENMLIRNKKAGVLQLAEFLSELTQKEYDLNFEEYIKLAREIIQEFRPPSGKRNYREFFNWETGEEEIIQYSILKASHFDAKTNTQYYELDEQGLELIFATKEYFSEFQLSINQLILRKQLEKGEFVGALRQIDEMRMDVRNLQDKIYRIKHEIQRNIVSDETYKRYETIVDDIHFRLSRENEEFEELKSFIKDTKERLEHETHEDKMRKAYGLIIRIDKELGEVHYEHRKLLSQSIDMKTAALSAAQESLYYIGIDSFNFKDQITNKLLSTPLPLEASRTLVEPFLYLEKGEFWSPLAVFSKQRIGKKDIEGEGSSFLEPLEEWEIQEEMRIQQENFKCIMNIIMKAMDKANRITLKEVVRFIKENNKDDILEERSFYDFWILLHHISPIKIEKEENQNHTLDKVIELLDEKYKWLNVVEIAGKLQPNNRYVIKNMELILEEK
- a CDS encoding Wadjet anti-phage system protein JetD domain-containing protein, whose protein sequence is MENMIVKYLKTYPKKTIPLSELEDLWTGKESYEDFAFVIESLVDKEILKPVKAHGVNGKSIPLYNTYRIIKTNLRKSINSQIQYFSIKFNPHIHLDIYFSLDEKEWYKDLPYIEKIHFYLKENGLPDDYATTPERSFQLVGDEKWIDEKGGKKLLERIELWDKLKITTNPDPLMLAVNPLRFKKDSHIHLVVENKAPFYALMEHIKETNFTSLIYGGGWKIASNIYRLPNQLGLDDKLHRIYYFGDIDAEGISIWYFLYEKYKIELALPFYKALLKKDYSIGKKTQQKNKKAIQKFKSYFDKELYIIDKLVQNNGYIPQEGLKQEELANVWRNSIWMFP
- a CDS encoding ABC transporter ATP-binding protein, with the protein product MLKLNNISKTFNKGSINEQKLFNNFSLNIKDGDFISIIGSNGAGKSTLLNLISGSIEVDEGSIVLNGMDITNEGEHERCRRISRIFQDPSMGTNPSMTIYENLSMAKNKGERFGLSFLIDKDDEEYFKESLKVLGLNLEDKLNTPISQLSGGQRQSLALIMAVMGNPEVLLLDEHTAALDPKTSEIIMDITSRIVEERNITTLMVTHNIEHAIKYGNRLIMLHMGEKVVDIEGDMKSSLTKEELLSLFKNVSDKSLFV
- a CDS encoding ABC transporter permease encodes the protein MQDFLLGVVQQSLIFSIAVMGIYISYEILKFADLSADGSFTLGASVSAILIIKGVNPFIALIFSMLAGAIAGAITGILNVKLKIQDILSSILVMVGLYSINLRVMGRANLPLFAEYNIFSKGNTLFTIIILASISVIFFTLFYKTKLGYLLKGIGDNENMIISLGINTGGIKIFALSLSNAFIALSGGILAQYQGFSDINMGTGIMIMGLASIIIGFNLFGKLKLANSSILCILGTLIYRTSIALSLKIGFNPSDLKLISSIIVIVALSLGSGKGMLKKKKILMEEKDKSISKLKKVGSENA